One Dictyostelium discoideum AX4 chromosome 3 chromosome, whole genome shotgun sequence genomic region harbors:
- a CDS encoding hypothetical protein (Similar to Boophilus microplus (Cattle tick). notch-like protein): MKFSKIFSIFILILLCIGTLKSISIDEYNCLGLVLTQFGMNNFIPNRVNATGQIEYCLPFNIITCDTNESVIGLNLFQFLTYGVISASSFTCFPNLKSLSLQQTILSPDFFYTLPSTLKSLDLDGCSGATKITSKLPPFDYFKVISISSDTFTVYLSWIQNIKYFHFSNYDSNYPTMNSTYITDNENIENYTTIEIFKFSTNLIPDITDFSFSLVEMVLGNSFQSSSLNNLTTFSNVIDFKIWYYTKPIDIPIQLLQLSRLQNLQININFKVPSYQYDFSNLTSLSILQLMDESSNNNNLGRNGFPISKLPPNLNEFYYGGILKKLPSMEIFKDIKIVDFSFGQINDTLKDVFLPTTYGINYFYFQSNTLYGTIPQSYCNFITDFSTNTLTGEIPNCFTCYFGDSEIGLKNLFANNKFTNYDTQNLCTSMKPNLLVNATTLILYGESLGFNGKLIKTNATGSTTFTMIQPSSYFTLNLRTTNIFAKGARSLILTWTVGSEIRKFTLPIVKQAPVPANITYSGIASNQVEINGEFFTYNIQDVLVLVSGIDCLVTSTTFNQIKCKLTKGLNESIVLPVDFIFVDIIAGGNKTSVYVRLQETSYINNKKCNPELCTSNTYCNLNDGICYPYLDCFSDCTINNAFCNHGNGLCDCRNNCSNAGLCNGVDGTCSCNPDRLFNDCSGIQCPGTPICSNHGTCDTSNGKCKCESIKWVGNACQDTQHYVNAITPSNENGGKVLLFGWFGSTHSNASVIIGSQECNITSINQTVIECDIGHGKGIVPSYVYQNSLEWSSQTMYKYLSTQLKCPNDCTSNLNGNCDTTKGVCVCIGNFTGIDCGSYPTSNPSDGSGSGPKTNTTVDDNTGSGSINNGNVDYQVSITSLLEIGFDGSTIKEYNLTKLWEKPSNINNPNPNIHTFTQTIEGNCTITSTIEEVSKDKKFSFAGIDFTVSGGSLKLSVQILNYPYSSTLNTLQLRMKSSALNYSTPKCGSTQDDEKVSIDSNGFTNENDNLNYLTITKNNRKLYGRFLSKMLSDGRSTFTTSNIISTTDVDVTVALNLPHCDICLLDPDFSILLNSNVKDNEETCEDETKDTKISTTTIIAICVSVGGAAIIGAAGYLLYRKKFVEVLPSSKSNSKLKKLNVK; the protein is encoded by the exons atgaaattttcaaagattttctctattttcattttaattcttttatgcATTGGtactttaaaatcaatttccaTAGATGAAT aTAATTGTTTGGGTTTAGTTCTAACCCAATTTGGaatgaataattttattcCAAATAGGGTCAATGCTACTGGACAAATCGAATATTGTCTTCCTTTTAACATAATTACCTGTGACACAAATGAAAGTGTAATAGGtttgaatttatttcaatttcttaCATATGGCGTTATAAGTGCAAGTTCTTTCACATGctttccaaatttaaaatcatt atcACTTCAACAAACAATACTTAGtccagattttttttatactctACCTTCAACATTAAAAAGTTTAGATTTAGATGGTTGTTCTGGTGCTACAAAAATAACATCAAAACTTCCTCCATTTGACTATTT cAAAGTTATTTCTATTTCTTCAGATACATTCACTGTTTATTTATCATGgattcaaaatattaaatattttcatttttcaaattatgaTTCCAATTATCCAACTATGAATTCAACATATATAACAGATAATGAAAACATTGAAAACTATacaacaattgaaatttttaaattttcaaccAATTTAATACCGGATATTACTGACTTCTCATTTTCATTGGT tgAAATGGTTTTAGGAAATTCTTTTCAAAgttcatcattaaataatttaacaaccTTTTCAAatgttattgattttaaGATTTGGTATTATACAAAACCTATAGATATACCAATACAATTACTACAATTAAGTAGATTACAAAATTT acaaattaatataaattttaaagtaCCATCTTATCAATATGATTTCTCAAATTtaacatcattatcaatactTCAACTTATGGAtgaatcatcaaataataataaccttGGAAGAAATGGTTTcccaatttcaaaattaccaccaaacttaaatgaattttattatggaggaattttaaagaaattgccATCAAtggaaatttttaaagatattaaaattgttgatttCTCATTTGGCCAAATCAATGATACATTAAAAGATGTTTTCTTACCAACAACATAtggaattaattattt TTATTTTCAAAGTAATACATTATATGGTACAATACCTCAATcttattgtaattttataacGGATTTTAGTACAAATACTTTAACTGGTGAAATTCCAaa ttGTTTTACCTGTTATTTTGGTGATTCtgaaattggtttaaaaaatttatttgcaaataataaattcacaAATTATGATACCCAAAACCTATGta cGTCAATGAAACCAAATTTATTAGTTAATGCTACaactttaatattatatggTGAATCTTTAGGTTTTAATGGTAAacttataaaaacaaatgcAACAGGTTCGACAACTTTTACAATGATTCAACCAAGTAGTTATTTTACATTAAATTTAAGAACAACAAATATATTTGCAAAAGGTGCAAGATCATTAATACTCACTTGGACAGTTGGTAGCGAAATTAGAAAATTCACATTACCAATTGTTAAACAAGCACCTGTACCTGCAAATATTACTTACAGTGGTATTGCATCAAATCAAGTTGAAATAAATGGTGAATTCTTTACATATAATATTCAAGATGTTTTAGTTTTAGTTAGTGGTATTGATTGTCTTGTCACTTCAACAACATTCAACCAAATCAAATGTAAATTAACAAAAGGTTTAAATGAAAGTATTGTATTACCagttgattttatttttgttgacATTATTGCAGGTGGAAACAAAACAAGTGTTTATGTTAGATTACAAGAAACATCatatataaacaataaaaagtGTAACCCTGAACTATGTACTTCCAATACatattgtaatttaaatgatggaATTTGTTATCCATATTTAGATTGCTTTTCAGATTGTACAATAAACAATGCATTTTGTAATCATGGTAATGGTTTGTGTGATTGTAGAAATAATTGTAGTAATGCAGGTTTATGCAATGGTGTAGATGGTACTTGTTCGTGTAATCCCGATAGATTATTCAACGATTGCAGTGGTATTCAATGTCCAGGTACACCAATTTGTTCAAATCATGGTACTTGTGATACCTCAAATGGAAAATGTAAAtgtgaatcaattaaatgggTTGGCAATGCATGTCAAGATACTCAACATTATGTAAATGCAATTACAccatcaaatgaaaatggtggtaaagttttattatttggttgGTTTGGTTCAACTCATTCAAATGCATCAGTAATAATTGGCTCACAAGAATGTAATATAACTTCAATAAATCAAACTGTAATAGAATGTGATATTGGTCATGGAAAAGGAATAGTACCATCATATGTATATCAAAATTCTTTGGAATGGTCAAGTCAGACAatgtataaatatttatcaacACAATTAAAATGTCCAAATGATTGTACAagtaatttaaatggtaattGTGATACAACAAAAGGAGTTTGTGTTTGTATTGGTAACTTTACAGGTATTGATTGTGGTTCATATCCAACTAGTAATCCATCAGATGGAAGTGGAAGTGGACcaaaaacaaatacaacagTGGATGATAATACTGGTAGTGGTTCAATTAACAATGGTAATGTAGATTACCAAGTATCAATCACTTCACTATTAGAAATTGGATTTGATGGTAGCACAATTAAAGAATACAACCTAACTAAATTATGGGAAAAGCCAAGCAATATTAACAATCCAAACCCTAATATTCATACTTTTACACAAACAATTGAAGGTAATTGTACAATCACTTCAACAATTGAAGAAGtttcaaaagataaaaaattttcatttgctGGTATTGATTTTACAGTTTCAGGAggttcattaaaattatcagttcaaattttaaattatccaTATAGTTCAACATTAAATACATTACAACTAAGAATGAAATCATCAGCTTTAAATTATTCAACACCAAAATGTGGTAGTACTcaagatgatgaaaaagTTTCAATAGATTCAAATGGATTcacaaatgaaaatgataatttaaactatttaacAATCACAAAGAATAATAGAAAACTTTATGGTCGTTTCCTTTCAAAAATGTTATCAGATGGTAGATCAACATTTACAACAAGTAACATCATTTCGACAACTGATGTCGATGTTACTGTTGCATTAAATTTACCACATTGCGATATCTGTTTATTAGATCCTG atttttcaattcttttaaattcaaatgtaaaagataatgaagaaacATGTGAAGATGAAACTAAAGATACAAAAATatcaaccacaacaattATTGCGATCTGTGTATCAGTGGGGGGTGCTGCAATTATAGGTGCTGCTGGTTATCTTTTGTAtagaaaaaagtttgttGAAGTTTTACCATCCTCAAagtcaaattcaaaattaaaaaaactaaatgtGAAAtaa
- the ctnB gene encoding hypothetical protein: MMIKYITIAILFIASLVKADLQFSLCPTCVDFINNDMGDLEKIISGGIATSCGAVCSLLPNNIEQGACNLLCDIVGIDEFLKVFNNIGEDADPVWICEELTVCPKNQNSNATVLTSDVSPASGPHGTTFTIGVAYKVESTLGTGEVAVMVTDPTGSNGFGDAQLIVNTQPGQYSTSFSFAATPSEDEQFPAGVYQVQLMICEGSCGAKHSVTFNSVYANFTVTSGPSVTGQMTGTGSGSGSGSGSSSGAAYLRY, encoded by the exons atgatgattaAATATATCACAATTGCTATTTTATTCATTGCTTCATTAGTCAAAGCTGATCTCCAATTCAGTTTATGTCCAACATG cgTCGACTTCATCAATAACGATATGGgtgatttagaaaaaattatttcaggTGGTATTGCCACTTCATGTGGTGCCGTTTGTTCATTACTcccaaataatattgaacaaG gtGCTTGCAATCTTTTATGTGATATCGTTGGTATTGATGAATTCCTTAAAGTTTTCAATAACATTGGTGAAGATGCTGATCCAGTTTGGATTTGTGAAGAATTAACTGTTTGcccaaaaaatcaaaatagtAATGCCACTGTTTTAACTAGCGATGTTTCACCAGCTTCTGGTCCACACGGTACCACTTTCACCATTGGTGTTGCTTACAAAGTTGAATCAACTCTCGGTACTGGTGAAGTTGCTGTTATGGTAACTGACCCAACTGGTTCAAATGGTTTTGGTGATGCTCAATTAATTGTCAACACTCAACCAGGTCAATACTCAACTAGTTTTTCATTCGCCGCCACCCCATCTGAAGATGAACAATTCCCAGCTGGTGTTTACCAAGTTCAATTAATGATCTGTGAAGGTAGTTGTGGTGCCAAACACAGTGTCACCTTTAACTCTGTCTACGCTAACTTCACCGTCACCAGCGGTCCATCCGTTACTGGTCAAATGACTGGTACCGGTTCAGGTTCAGGTTCAGGTTCAGGCTCAAGCTCAGGCGCTGCTTACTtaagatattaa
- the dph2 gene encoding diphthamide biosynthesis protein 2: MSAAPPPSIYTESFSTSSNNTTESESINVEETRENILSGFSFEEYFQVSESISVIIKNNFKKIALQLPDYLLWASSELSNKIQNSVPLEYGIKVFILGDTSYGSCCVDEVTSSHLKSDFIIHYGHSCLSPSSKIPVQYVFGKKKNFNVDKFSIELNKLVESKKEENFVIFYDLLYHHNRDSIENLYKNNDNIIVTNINNFNNIYLNNSFKNNKLNETQNCNNNYNNDCCGSDNNNNNNDSGCCGGNNNNNNNNSGCCQSQSQQQQQQNDCCQQKLNNEINNENDNNNEELISGRKIEFKNEKDIKKFNFIWIGEESLTLTNLLMNFNQQMVYRYYIDDNKLLQETLPRNKSLMRRYHISEKCKDASIIGIVVSTLSVQKYSETIDGLKKLIIASGKKPYVFVVGRLNVPKLANFSEIDIYVIVACHENTMVDSKDFYKPIATPFELNLSLRNEKWTGEYITDFGRVFPKLIKDLSFDEDDENKCEIPEDQVEDDQGNIHHFSLVTGRIVIQNKNQSTLQQQQQQQQTQQSGDLISVNNQFKQVSLVGEHLSNKTYKGLDMRIGETPVTTAIEGMSGIPKNYNTDKNNL; encoded by the exons ATGAGCGcagcaccaccaccatcaattTACACCGAATCATTTAGTACGAGTAGTAACAATACAACCGAATCAGAATCGATTAATGTTGAAGAAACTAGAGAGAATATATTATCAGGATTTTCATTTGAAGAGTATTTTCAAGTTTCAGAATCAATTTcagttataataaaaaataattttaaaaagattgcTTTACAATTACCAGATTATCTATTATGGGCATCTTcagaattatcaaataaaattcaaaatagtGTACCTTTAGAATATGGTATTAAAGTTTTCATTTTAGGTGATACTTCATATGGTTCATGTTGTGTTGATGAAGTAACTTCTTCACATTTAAAATCGGATTTTATAATTCATTATGGTCATTCTTGTTTATCACC ATCATCTAAAATACCAGTGCAATATGtatttggtaaaaaaaaaaatttcaacgttgataaattttcaatagaattaaataaattggtagaatcaaaaaaagaagaaaactttgtaattttttatgatttattatatCATCATAATAgagattcaattgaaaatctttataaaaacaatgataatattatagttacaaatataaataattttaataatatttatttaaataattcatttaaaaataataaattaaatgaaactcaaaattgtaataataattataataatgattgttgtggtagtgataataataataataataatgatagtggttgttgtggaggtaataataataataataataataacagtggTTGTTGccaatcacaatcacaacaacaacaacaacaaaatgattGTTgtcaacaaaaattaaataatgaaattaataatgaaaatgataataataatgaagaattaaTTTCAGGTAggaaaattgaatttaaaaatgaaaaagatattaaaaaatttaattttatatggATTGGTGAAGAATCATTAACTTTAACcaatttattaatgaattttaatCAACAAATGGTTTATAGATATtatattgatgataataaattacttCAAGAAACATTACCAAGAAATAAAAGTTTAATGAGAAGATATCATATTTCCGAGAAATGTAAAGATGCATCAATCATTGGTATTGTGGTATCAACATTATCAGTTCAAAAGTATTCAGAAACAATCGATggtttaaagaaattaattatagCCAGTGGTAAGAAACCATACGTTTTCGTTGTTGGTAGATTAAATGTACCAAAATTAGCAAATTTCTCAGAGATTGATATCTATGTAATCGTTGCTTGTCACGAGAATACAATGGTTGATTCAAAAGATTTCTATAAACCAATTGCAACACCATTCGAATTAAATCTTTCACtaagaaatgaaaaatggACAGGTGAATATATAACTGATTTTGGTAGAGTTTTcccaaaattaattaaagatttatcttttgatgaagatgatgaaaataaatgtGAAATACCAGAAGATCAAGTTGAAGATGATCAAGGTAATATTCATCATTTCTCATTAGTAACTGGTAGAATTgttattcaaaataaaaatcaatcaacacttcaacaacaacaacaacaacaacaaactcaaCAATCAGGTGATTTAATATCAgttaataatcaatttaaacAGGTTTCATTAGTTGGTGAacatttatcaaataaaacttaTAAAGGTTTAGATATGAGAATTGGTGAAACACCTGTAACCACTGCAATAGAAGGAATGTCTGGTATACCAAAGAATTATAATactgataaaaataatttataa
- a CDS encoding GCN5-related N-acetyltransferase, translating to MEPIQDDFEIIPATRDDMQKVYDLIVELAEYEKLKHMVVGDVKDMEKWAFGEDPVIFINCGKIKSTGKIIAYSLHFRNYSTFLCKPGIYLEDIYVQPEYRGRGYGKKMLLYLSKLCYEKGYGRMEWQVLKWNKPSIDFYESLGAEPLNEWLQYRLVGDSLKKCAEKFDQLK from the exons ATGGAACCAATTCAAGacgattttgaaattataccTGCTACTAGAGATGATATGCAAAAAGTTTACGATTTAATTGTAGAGTTAGCAgaatatgaaaaattaaaacatatGGTAGTTGGTGACGTCAAAGATATGGAAAAATGGGCATTTGGTGAAGACCCagttatttttatcaattgtggtaaaataaaatcaactGGTAAAATTATTGCATATTCTTTACATTTTAGAAATTATag tacATTTTTATGTAAACCTGGTATTTATCTTGAAGATATTTATGTTCAACCAGAATATCGTGGAAGAGGATATGGTAAAAAGatgttattatatttaagTAAACTTTGTTATGAAAAAGGTTATGGTCGTATGGAATGGCAAGTACTCAAATGGAATAAACCATCAATCGATTTTTATGAATCATTAGGTGCTGAACCTTTAAATGAATGGTTACAATATCGTTTAGTTGGTGATTCTTTAAAGAAATGTGCTGAAAAATTCgaccaattaaaataa